A region of Cloacibacillus sp. DNA encodes the following proteins:
- a CDS encoding DUF4276 family protein, whose amino-acid sequence MHFQFLIEDQSSEALILELMQKIVPDAPHITYDCKSFRGIGGFRKKQTGKETRTGKLLDDLAIYLRGFDKSFRDFQAAIFVILDNDDNITEDFKARLEQVAVDKNITTDHVFCIAVEEVEAWLLGDEAAVTAVYPDARRQVLRAYVQDSICGTWETLANVIYPGGLVRMQKECPSYREIGMRKKEWAQKIGSQMDLSRNKSPSFNYFINELRQRISPAA is encoded by the coding sequence ATGCATTTTCAATTTCTTATCGAAGATCAGTCGAGTGAAGCGCTTATTCTTGAACTGATGCAAAAAATTGTTCCAGACGCTCCTCACATCACTTACGATTGCAAATCATTCAGGGGCATTGGTGGTTTTAGGAAAAAGCAGACAGGGAAAGAAACGCGAACTGGTAAACTCCTTGACGATTTGGCTATTTATTTGAGGGGGTTTGATAAAAGTTTTCGCGATTTTCAGGCCGCGATATTTGTAATCCTTGATAATGACGATAATATTACAGAAGACTTCAAAGCCAGACTTGAACAAGTTGCAGTTGATAAAAATATTACAACCGATCATGTGTTTTGTATCGCGGTTGAAGAGGTGGAAGCGTGGCTTTTGGGAGACGAGGCCGCAGTTACAGCCGTATATCCCGACGCTAGACGACAGGTGCTCCGTGCATATGTGCAAGATTCGATCTGCGGCACTTGGGAAACGCTTGCCAATGTAATATATCCGGGTGGTTTGGTACGGATGCAAAAAGAATGTCCCTCATATAGAGAAATAGGTATGAGAAAAAAGGAATGGGCACAAAAAATTGGTTCGCAAATGGATTTGAGTCGAAACAAATCCCCGAGTTTTAATTATTTCATAAACGAACTGCGCCAGAGGATAAGTCCCGCAGCATGA
- a CDS encoding AAA family ATPase, which translates to MGKVLGIAIQNYGSLKKIKMGQLYSDRQGKPLGNMVAIIGPSGNGKSTIADAFGFISDCLTTDVESSCDARNRGGYEQIISQGASGPIRFEIYYRETSNARPITYELTIDKDKIGRPYVKEERLRQRVQKNGRPMSFLYLIEGKGYAFEGATGGQDDEGQITGNKAEVELSDTRKLGIVTLGAMKQYSRIEQFLGFLRSWYLCYFSPDTARQIQTAAPTPYLNREGSNLNNVAQYMYRENPKEFERILADIQTKIPNIANIQPVKLQNGQMYLEFRQDGFKEPFFSQRMSDGTLKLFAYYLLLHEKNPRKLVFIEEPENGLYHQYLPDLAAEMAKNVGTGYSKQLFVTTHSPFFVNALSPEQVWVLEKGTDGFSNARKASDYEFVSNLVAEGASMGDLWYSKYFG; encoded by the coding sequence ACAGAATTATGGCTCATTGAAAAAGATAAAAATGGGACAACTGTACAGTGACCGACAGGGCAAGCCTCTTGGAAACATGGTTGCTATTATTGGTCCTTCCGGAAATGGTAAGAGCACCATTGCCGATGCATTTGGTTTTATTTCGGACTGCCTGACAACAGATGTGGAAAGCTCGTGCGACGCCCGAAATCGCGGTGGATACGAGCAAATAATATCACAAGGCGCCAGCGGGCCGATACGTTTTGAAATCTACTATCGCGAGACAAGCAACGCACGTCCGATAACCTATGAACTGACGATTGATAAAGATAAAATAGGGCGCCCGTATGTAAAAGAAGAAAGGCTGAGGCAGCGTGTGCAAAAAAATGGGCGGCCGATGTCTTTCCTGTACCTAATAGAAGGAAAAGGGTACGCCTTTGAGGGCGCGACGGGCGGCCAGGACGATGAAGGGCAGATTACCGGCAATAAAGCCGAAGTGGAATTGAGTGATACAAGAAAGCTGGGAATTGTAACGCTTGGCGCAATGAAACAGTATTCCCGTATAGAACAGTTTCTTGGATTTTTACGCAGTTGGTATTTATGCTATTTCTCTCCTGACACGGCACGACAGATACAGACTGCGGCGCCAACGCCGTACCTCAACAGGGAAGGCAGTAATTTGAACAATGTCGCCCAATATATGTATCGGGAGAATCCAAAGGAATTTGAAAGGATACTGGCTGACATTCAAACAAAAATCCCAAACATCGCCAATATACAACCTGTAAAACTTCAGAATGGCCAAATGTATTTGGAATTTCGACAGGACGGGTTTAAAGAGCCGTTCTTTTCTCAGAGAATGTCTGACGGAACACTCAAACTTTTTGCCTATTATCTTTTACTTCATGAGAAAAACCCACGAAAGCTGGTTTTTATCGAAGAACCGGAGAATGGCTTATATCATCAATATTTACCGGATCTAGCTGCAGAAATGGCTAAAAATGTCGGCACAGGTTACAGTAAACAGTTATTTGTGACTACACACAGCCCTTTTTTTGTTAATGCTCTCTCCCCAGAACAGGTATGGGTGCTCGAAAAAGGGACGGATGGTTTCTCGAACGCACGAAAAGCCTCTGATTACGAATTCGTAAGCAACTTGGTTGCCGAGGGAGCATCTATGGGAGATTTGTGGTACAGCAAATATTTCGGCTGA